The following nucleotide sequence is from Luteolibacter sp. Y139.
AACCAGCGACGTTCCAAACATGGCGGCGATCATGGAAGGGCCGAGGACGCCGAGCCACGCGGGCATATTCTCCGCAGTGTCTTTGTCAGACCGTTGGAGATGTCGCTGCATGTAGACGAGGGGCAGCGTACGCATGAGGAAGGTGCCGACGGCTACTGCGATCAAGGCGATCCAGAGTCCTTTATCCATGGCTTGCTTTTCCTTTCCGGGTTTTCGCATCGACCGCGAGATAAAGCAGGGCTCCGCATGCTGCGGCGATCGGGATCGCGGCATTAGGCAGTCCGGAGAGCTTGAGAAGGAGTGCTGAGAGAATGGTGGTGCCGAGGGCGATGGCCCAGATCCGTGAGTTGAAGCGCGGAGCCAACAGGACGAGGAAGAGGGCGGGGAGGGCGAAGGGCATGACTTCTCCAAGCAGCGGCCAACGGTGGGTGAGTTCGGCACCTGCGACGACTCCAAGTATGGTGCCGCCGATCCAGCTGAACCACGCCACGACCATGGCACCGGTGAACCAGCCCATCCTTTCGCTTTCGGGCAGCAGCGGCA
It contains:
- a CDS encoding AzlD domain-containing protein produces the protein MDKGLWIALIAVAVGTFLMRTLPLVYMQRHLQRSDKDTAENMPAWLGVLGPSMIAAMFGTSLVPHTSNTASWSATALGLIATFLTWKQTKSLGWPIIAGVAAYGIVKTLVTATT